DNA from Daucus carota subsp. sativus chromosome 1, DH1 v3.0, whole genome shotgun sequence:
GCCCTGGAGACTTTGAATGGCTTGAACGACCTCTCGCTCCATCAATAACATAAGCTTCACCAAAGGAAGAGTGGGTTAAGCACATCTAAGTATAGTGTCTAATGATGCCGGCTTTAACTAGGTATGCTATCTTATGATTTTATTGTAAACCAAAACGAGTCTGAATTTGCTTTCAGTATATTACTGTCTGTGCAGAAAACCCGTTGAAATGGACATACCCAATATAGTTACTGCCGAATCGAACACATAATGCTTGAAGATAAGAACTTACCTCTCGCTGCAAACACAATGATAAGCAGCAACCAAATTATTACAATAATGAGCGCAATTTATAACGAAAAGGAAAAAGTGTAGCCAAAATAGAACGGTTGAAGATCTTAGAGACCTTATACTACAAGCATGGATCACCATGTCTACATGGATGCCGTACATATATCCTGCACAATCCCTACCTTTTGGAGAAGACCTTGATAACTTTTTCAAATCCTCGCGTACATCATCTTCCACTGCCTTCTCTTGTTTGCCAAATCTCTGTTGGAACAGAGATGCAGTTTGAGGACTGTGATTAGACCTTTGCGAATCAGAGCGTGTAAACCGAGTTGCAACAGGACTCCTCTCTGGCGACTTGGATCTGGCCACGTGAGAACTAGAACTATCTTTTTTGTTACCCTCTTCTTTAACTTTATGCACAGCATCCACACCTTTGGCTAATATCAACCTATCTTTGCCACTTACAATAATAAACTTCTCCTCTACTTTTATTTTACAACCAATATCCTTTTCTATCCCATTAATCACCTTCTGTGAAAATAAGGCTTTCACATGTTGTTCTCTTGCAGGAACTCTTTCAAAGAAATCTTGAGACTTGCGATTAGCTCCAAGAGTAGATGGACAACCctgtaaaaatatcaaaagataaaattatCCAGATAAAGTTTAAGTTAAGATACAATGAACATCATGCCAACCAAAAATCTATTAATGTGTTCACAACAACACTATAATTACATCATAACTATCAAAAGGAGGGGAGAAGGCTCACTATATAATAACCAGATATTGCAATGACAACCTCAAACAATAATTAACCCATACACCAAGCAACAGCATACATGAGCAAATTTTAAAGCATTCAGCTTTCAGCAATCTGAAACCCCATATTCAAATATCACACAAAGTAGATTTCTTATAACTTTTACCGACACTCTTTAGCTTTATGATCTGTGgttgaataatatataatcaaggACATTTATTCGAATGCACTTAGCCTTAAAGTACCTGAGTGAAGTGGCCTGATTCTCCACATATCTTACAAATCATCTCTTCTTCCTTCCTTTTCTTCCAGTTCCGTTCAGTAGCTTTTGACTTAGCCTCCCAAACCTTAGCCTCTCGGCTAGTAAAATCAGTTGGGACAGCATTAGGATCTCGAGGTTCCTCCTCCTCATCGGAACCAGCATGAGATCTTTTATTTCCTTTTGGTACATCTTGTGCACGAACATTACTAAGTACTGGAGGTCCAGTGTACTCTTTATAAAGTTCACTAAAGTCATCATCAATGTCTGAACCTTCTCTATTATCCATTACCGAGTTTCAAGGAACTTTACCTGCTGCACACAAATGACAATTAATGCCTTGCCACAATAGGTTATTGTCAACGCGTATGATTAGATAAGATATACtactaaaaacaattttaaaaaaaaaaacgagtTGACAGTAAAATTTACAGAATACAGAACATATCTGAAAAAAAAGAATATGACCATAAATTCAATATCACGATGTTCCCTGCATATTGTTGTCTTTAGTATATAAGGATACATGAAATAATAGCAAGAACACTGACAATACCTGCTTTGAACAGCTACAGCCTACAATTTTACCTTTAAGGACTTGCAAAATAAAAGCTAAAATAAAGAGCaacagtgacaaaaaaatattcACTTAAAAGATCAGGAAAAGACCAATCAAAGGGTGAGTCCTTTAAATCACGGAATTCATCTCCATATGTATGCAGTTCTAAGAAGCAACATGGGCATAATATATAGATTAATTATAATAACGTAGAAATCCATCTGTAGGGCCACAGCATCTAAAACAATAGTATAACTATACACTTGATGCTATGAATGATAAATCCATttacaaaactaaaaaaattaaaaaaaaaaaaaattgaatgtaATGCATAAAATAAGTATCTAAAACCAAGGAACTCTAATTTACATAAAAACCCGTATGTTCttaaaagtgaatatatataattaggaaTACCTGATTATCCCTGAGTATTCAATTCCAGGTGCATTCGATACAGGAATACATCGGGTAACCTAAAGCATTCCTGCTTCCTACCTCATGACCATTGCCTTTAAAGTTATCGTTAGCTAAATCTCCAATTACTCCAAAATTGTACACAGTAGTAACCGGCAACATAAAAATTTGATGCACCTACTCAATGTAAGGGTGTTGGCCCACTCTATCACTTTTTTCAGGGATAAGGCCTCCAATATCACTACCGGAGAAGATGGCCCCAAATATCACTTTGCAATCCAAAACGCTAGATCGTGTAGTATTCATCCATCTTTCACTCCTTAACACCAGATCGTCTAGCATTTTGAAGACCTAAACGCTATTTGCGTTTCACACTAAAACACTAAAACGCCAAAGCGTGTTACGTTTTGTAGGATTTTTCAGTTCTAAACGCAACACTATGTAGTGTTTTCTTCCAAAAATCAAAACGTGGATTATACGGCATTAATAAGTGATATTTAGGGCCTTTTCTCCAAACTCCGGTAGTTTGGGCATTACTTGTGAAAATTGTGGTATACGGAGCCATTTCTCTCAATGTAATCACTTAAACGACGTCATTAACATTATAACTCTCTAATTATCTAACAAATATTGATATCGAAAGCACTGACTGTACTCCACAACACACAAACAGGCATCAACTCCAGAAACACCGCAATTTCAAAACGAATAAATCATAATTGGCACcaaattaaacttaaaatcGAGTGAAAACCCTAGATTAATATGAGTGTTGTtaatatatgtaatgatataattGGGGTTTAAATTAGTGAAATTATAAAAGAGTAATTAAACGATGGGAAGATAGTACCTTAGCTTAAATTGAagtgagagagatgagagagagagagcgcagCGGCGAGAGTGAAGAACTTGCTAGGGCTTGTAGCCTCTTCTAGCTTCTGAATTGTATGATTTCTCATCCCATTCTTCTATTTTATATACTCCAGTCACTCTGGATTAATACcagattaatatttttaaaatattttactactttaatgattatatttgattaaaaaatttgattaatccaaaaaatcttgaataaattcttaattaatcataaatcaaaaaataaacgTCCCTTCCGATATCTACAATcgtgactataatttaaaatatatttgtttttgatgagcatactaaaaaatattttttttaaaaatttataattcttatcttgctaataattttagtcaataatttatatgtatcaAAAGTTATTCTTTTACTTTATTAAACAGTCATTATTAATTTAACTTTATAGTTTCTTAGTGTGAAGTTTTTCACCTTAACTCACCCATCAAAAATGTTATATAACCTATGCTGATAATGCTCACACCAGAAGTGTTAAAGTTAGTCTTTATTATTATAGTgtccataaaattttaaacatagaAGTATTGGAATAAAAATTGGTATGAAATTGATAGTAACCAATAGAATATTGgaaattttgtttgtttaaaaaattaataataataaaaacaagtcaaattttattgtataattgaataaaaaatatcatattttattgtataattaaataaaaaaatatttgcacaTATTCATGGCTATATTCCTTTTACACTTTGGAGAAATTAATAtcatacaaatttaataattagatTTTATCAACGGCAAACGCTATATTCTTTTAGTTGCTATTacccaattaaatatttatttcttaCTTTTGTTGAAAATGCTCCAATTTGATTGTTGCCTTCATGCGTCTGTCCAAGTGTGTAACAGAACAAAATGCTGCCTCTGTGACCCTAAAAAGTTTAGGTTTGGTGTTCGGTGTTCCTAAATTCCAATTACACATTAACTAAACAGTATAGGGAAAAAGAAGCAGCAGAAGCTACATCAAAGGGGGGAAGGGGAAAAAGCACAGGGCGAAGGAGTAAACATCATCCTAAGAACTGATATTACAAAATCTGAATAGTAAAGTTAACAGAGTAGTTGTAAACTTGTGGTCTGCAACATCTGAATGACACTAATGGCACCGATTACGACCACTAACTCTAGCAGCCCTAGACTATAGCTAAAAAGTATATACCTAACTAATGAAAACAATTTACAAAGATTAGTTCAAAGTACACTCTTTGCGTGCAAGCACTGCATCATAGCAAAGCTTCCAATACTCCTGGCAAGGGATGGACATCCAGGGCAATGTCATAGGTAAGCGAGTCAGCGAGGATGAAAAATTGTTCATTGCAGAAGGCAAACTGGGAAATATCAGCAGTTTTAGAAATGGAAGCGATTGAATAGTACATCTAAGTACATACACCAAGAATAATAGTACTCACCTTCGTCCAATTAAAATTCCATACATTGATGTAGCAAAAGACACTCTTGAAACAGCAGAGAATAGGAATTTATAATGAGGAAAGACTACTTGCCCTGAGAAAATTTTCCAAAAGTTAGAAAGGAATACCAAACCATCTTCTAACAAGCCAAAATTGTTCATATTAATAACCATATGTCAGTATATGTTCAGGTAACTGAGCTTATGAAAAGTTCGCACTAAGACTGTTACCAAAATTTACTCTGGCAGAACCAATGAAAGTTATACGTGTTCGCAAAATATCTCAAAAGAACATTGCCATAGGCTACTGGAATGAGGGATCCAGGTAGCAGGATCTAACTAGTTTAGTTCAGCTTCAAAAATGTATTGCTAGGACAGTCTACCCTCCACACAAATTATAGCACAGTAGGTCTTAGTCAGCTGATCAAAAACAAAAGATACATTTtcattcttcatcatcatcttcacgaGTAATCATAATGACATTTAAGATCTTCAACTTTAAACTACACCTGAACATTTTAGAGTTGATAACAgcaatgaaaataaatttacgaCTGCAAAATGATCCTAAACTATTACTAATtttacatgttgattccaagaATGCTGGGTAAGAGTGAAAGTGACTGATAAACACATAGAGCAGACTTCAGGCAACACTGTGATCAgttattagagcaagtccaacgaTAGATGTAAAATGGCTATAGCCAGTGCTATATGGCAACAAAAAGTGGTGTTTGGTGCTTAAATAAAACTTGTCCTCCTATCCTAGTTGCCTTTTGCAACAAAATAATTCCAAATTTAACTAACTTTTTGTACAACACTCCcaacttttttatttaaagtaCATCAACTTGCATTTCATTCATGATTGATTGATAATGTGGCTAGTTAGTTGCAAATTTGAAACCAATAATGCATTTATGCATATTTTGCATCCAATTATGCAACTAATTTGGAGTTTTAGTTccaaattatagccaaccaagtTTGCAtggcattggacttgctctcatAATGTTATTTATGCTAGATGATgtataaacataatttgatgAAGACCAAAAAAAATTAGCTCAATAACTTACATATATTTAAGCAGCTGCTGTGAAGAAACAATACCAAATTGCCAACTGCTCCAGTCTCCAAACCATTAACAGCATCACTCTGACAACGCACAATTTCAACCCATAATCCAGAAGGGAATCTTCTTGGCATTAATATCCAGAGGAACACTTTTGTATAAGGTGTGGCATGAATGGCAGATATAGCAAGCTCGATGAAGATgcaaacaaaactgacagttgTGCCCATCAAggcaaagaaaatataaaaagcagAGCTAGTGGGCAGCAGAAGTAACACCGGGGTAAACAGGAGAGAGCCGACAACATGCTGATCCACTGTATAATCATAACTATCTAACCTCTGACGAAGAGGATTCAACTTCTGATCCCTGCAACATAAATTACATTTTCTCAGATATAAAGAATCGCATACCTAAATGACAGTCATCCGTGAATTCCTATTTCAACCATCCAATTTACAAATAAATCTTTCTTTATACAAACAAATGTTCTCCAGTTAATCATTATAATATGAATCAGTAAACTATGACATGAAAAAGTAAAGCTAGTACACAAAGAAAATTGGATCAATTCCTTCCAAGAGGTCAGTCTAGTACAAAGGCAATTTGCTTTACATGACTATAAAAATTCCAAGGAGAAAGTAAATACATCAACTAACACTTTACTGAAAGTACACAGACATTTAGCATAGTTCATGCACAAACACAAGGATGACACTTTAAGCCCTAATTCCAACCACCAACCAAGTCTCCACGTGGGCAATACAAGATGCTGATATAAATCAAAATCCAGCCTGAATTTTTCTTACAAGCTTTTTCTGGTACATTTGGGAGGCTATATAATGgcttttttaatgaaaaaactCATGCCATTCTGATTTAGTTGCATTATAAATCCTTTTCACTGATGAAAATTTCGGTATTATAGTGTTCCATCTTTTACTATCTACTAGCTTACAGCCTGTGCAAAGCACAggttaattttgaataatttatcttttccactaatttttaattaattatatttttgcttttttaatatttttaaaattgaatataatataactgtCAGAAgtttacattttatttatatctttaaaattaatattgtctgagttaaattttgatatattgtcAGTGAGAATCGAACCTCAAacatttgttaattttttttagtataaTATCTAACAGTTCATATCGATCTGAATTGAAATTTTAACGGATGTCATTAGAAGGGATAACCATATATAAAGGTACTATaccaaactaaaatttataccTATGTTCGGTTATTATAGTTTAGTATAGATGTCCTAAGATTAGGGCCATTTGGATTCAGTTGGAAAGTTCACATAATTACGTAATTCAATTATATAGACTATACAGCCACAAAGGTTGTGTTATGGTTTATTTGGTCCAGATGTTTTCTTCATTATTAGTTAGGCCAAAAGAGGCAGCTATGAACCAAGCATGAGAAGCCATATCAGTTAGATCTTAGATCAAATCACTAATGTttcttattaatataatatgtagAAGCTAATTTGTCCAGAGCCTGATTTGAGGACCTCGGCTTGACTAGATGACAGATTATTAAATCTATAGATGTTTATATCCGATTCAGGTACGTAAAGGAAATCCAATCAATTTCACATTAAAAATGTTGCAAATTTAGTTATAGTGTTACCTGGTGGCTTCACTACTACTGGTTTCCAGAAACAAAGATTAATTTAAAAGGATGTGGTGATGTACTTTTGGAACGGAAACTGTACGATAGTTAGATTATTTTATCAGTAAGCAAAATACCTGAAGAGACGCCACAAAGCAGCTACAGCTTGTAGCTGATGTGAAAATATAAGCGAGATCAACCAATGAAGACACCGCACATGTATTGTTGCAAATGTGATGAAGTCTACGATTAGCGCAGCAGATGTGGTTAGACCAAAGAGAATTCCGCATATTGCAACCCCTCTGATGAAATATAGGAAGTAGGAGCTCATGAAAAAACAGATTGTAGACCAGACTTGTATTGCGTTTAGAGAAAGCATGCCTAGAACAATAGCTAGCTCATTGTTTAACTTAAAACCCGCTGGGTTTCCCATCAAAGACACGCAACCCATACGCAATACATAGTTAGTAATGTTAGCGAACAATTTTAAAGTCCAACTGGTAACAGATCCTGAATGACTCAGCATTAAAACACCGAGAATGTTTCCAAAAAGAACATCAACCGCAAGATTTGACCACATTGAATGTTTCCGTAGTGCAGCTTTTTCTGCATACTCCACGCATGATGTAGACCTTACAAATCAGTGAAAATTGTTAGAAAGGAAAAATAAAAACCTCACATGGAGagactagagagagagagaagatgaCAAAATACAGGCCAACCAATATGCAATGAGACAGTAAGGCGACAAAATACATAAGTCAGTCGCCTACCATCGTGGTAAATTATAGTACAGACAAAAATGGTTGGCATATCGTTCCTTTCGTAATAAAGCACATATTGGTCTACTTTCTTGTTCACGGAGTATAACAAATGAGACATATAATCTAgcacatataataataatacaaatttatcaaGCATATACGTTGGGCGACAGAGACCATACTACCTGTGAGCACTATTTTGAAGAAATATAGGCCAGTACAATATTTGACAACAGCGAAACTGAACATTCTTATACGTACGGCTGAATAACTTTGTTGATATGATATGTATACATGACTTTGATCCACAACTAAGCAAAATCCGGATAAACTGAAGAACAACATAGATTAAAGTGGACAATGAAGCTACAGAAATGGCAAAAAGTCTCCATGTTAAGGCAAGAAACCTGAAACACAGAGCACATACCATTAGAACTTTTGACAGAAGAAAAAGCTAATAAGAGGAACTATATTAAAGCAGAAATGATTTACATGTACAGGCTGCACAATCGAGCTGTCGATACACTAGGAAGCACAAGTTCCTCAAAGAGTGATTTGGCAGCAGCAGCACTATTAATTGCCAAGATAGCCGTATCCTGAATTCCAAGAAACATGGAAACGGGGTTAACATCTTGGAAAACGACAAATACCATTATCAACCAAGATATATTACCAAGTCAGGAAGCGTCTGCTTTTCATGAAGGTCTTCAACCCACATGGGTTTTTTAATAGTGCTCTTTGTATGCTCAGAAGTACTATAAGAACCCAACGAGAAATGGTGACCACCATATTTAGGAGTTTCATATGCTATCACCTGCAAACGTATAAAGACATATTACAACAAATGGGGATGAAAAAACACCGGTACAACTGAAACTTAAGCGTGCAATAAAGCTAATCAAGACTTACATACGTGGAGATGAAGATCGGGTACTGTCATaccgtcccattttatatgcTGCAGTTTGGGAATCCAGTATATTCTTTTACCAACATATTCTGAAAAGTCATATACAAGCTGGAtccagtttttatttttgatagacACCCGTCTATTAAGTTccaacatattttttttcttcttcgtCTTTAATCTTTTTTGACCTTTCTTCGAATGTACAATGCCATTAACAGAGTCAACGCCATTGTTTGTTTCGGCTACAGAAGCTATCGATTTGCCATCGCCCTGGAAATTTGCTTGACAACAACCAATCATAGTAAGCTTACAATTATCTTGTAGTCCCATTGGCATCCTTTCATTTGTCCGATGTATGATTTCCTGGTTCGGAAAACTAGTTATTACAACAAAATTACTCAATCTTATCCTAACTTGAGTGACTATTTTCCAAATTTAAGTCTATCTTTTAAATCATCACCCAAAACATGCATAAACGACAACTTAATTAGGGCACAACTCCATAAATCAAACCAATCCAATTCATAATTACCATCAGACACTTTATAAGCAAGATCGATAACACAAATAACCAAAAATTCAAAGCATtcctaaatttcaaattttgcaGCATTGTAGTCCTCTATAAACAAAACCAAGAATTCAGttaacacacaaacacatatataactaaaaGGCATTAAAATGCAAGAAATCAAGAGGATCATCAACGTATCGCATCGCGGGTAAATCAAATCATTATACCTGAAGCTTGGAGGAGTGAACATTAGTATGAGTACATCCAAAAGCAACAACAACATCTAACAAGTCCGAGGAGGGGGATTCAAGAAACCAACCAAACAAGAGTGTTGAAGAGTGAGTTGGGTCAGTTGAAAGATGGGTGGGCCACCAAATTCTACACTTTCTTACCATAACTAGTTTAGCATCAGCAACAACTCAGTTTGATATCATTCTTGGTCAGTGTAAAAATCTAGCGAGATCTCGATAGTGATTGATATGAAACACACAGATGTGTGTATAATTATGATTCTTGAGAGAGATGGGACAAGTTTCAGATTGTGTTTCGAATTGGTGTGGTATAAACAAGAGATTTAGAAACAAATGAGAGAAAAACAGGAACAGAGGTACTGGTACGGTGATTAGCTCTGCGGGGTTGTGTCTGGGAACTAGCGGCGAATACTAGGCAAGATCAGTATTTTCCTTAGACGCTGTATTGTTTGTTTTTTCCTTCAGGTGGGGGTTtatgtaattattattattaataaaaaagttgTTGGGAGTGTTTTGTTTATtgtgttttttatttatgtagaTTTATGTAATTGTTGATAAAAGATTGTGAATTtgataaatatatcaatttttgaatatttatttatgaatatattatttatttatatatttatttataatatatttaaatatatcaatttttgaatatttatttataaaagattgggattttttatcaattttttattaaaaaaattttgaatatttatttaaaaaagcaTTCTATGGGAATATCCCCATCCAGCGGTGAAAAGGCGTtgtacatgttataattttaatataatcttgGACGCTGTATATGCATACAACCCCCCAGAAACTGTAGGCCACCTAAACAGTCCCTAGCAATCATGGCCCTATTTGaaagttagaggtttgaggcAAAATTAGAAATTTGAGATACTTTAGAGGTTTTACCACTAAAATaagctaatattagtgtttggtagtgaaatagaggtttggattcaaaaagctattttgaggagttttttggattAACGGTTTTAGTTTGTGTcataaaaagctaatcaatTAACTATTTACCtaacagttttacgagaaacatCTAATTCGATCTgctaatcaaaatatttaatttaaacaactagTCAAAACAGGTAATTCGATCCGCTAACATCTAACCACTAACCGCTAATTCTCAAACAGGGCCTATATGCCAAGGAACtggacccatatatatatatatacctgcaTCTCAAatacaatcaaaattatttcaCCCTGCTCCCGAGTTATAATTAGAGAGGAAAGCAAATGAAAGGGAAGTAAAGTTATATGACTTTCACTTTTATttgtgctcccgagttttttagaATGAGGAAAACAAGTGAAATAAAtgcaaatatatcatatttcaCTCCAAATATGGAatgctttcacttgctttctctcCAAAAAAAACTTGCTTTCACTTGCCATCATCTTCCCCAAATAAAATCAAACActaaaaattagggtttcaaaacTTCTTTAATTTCAATGGACGATTACAACTTCGACGAGTTCTACGACT
Protein-coding regions in this window:
- the LOC108199029 gene encoding uncharacterized protein LOC108199029, with translation MVRKCRIWWPTHLSTDPTHSSTLLFGWFLESPSSDLLDVVVAFGCTHTNVHSSKLQEIIHRTNERMPMGLQDNCKLTMIGCCQANFQGDGKSIASVAETNNGVDSVNGIVHSKKGQKRLKTKKKKNMLELNRRVSIKNKNWIQLVYDFSEYVGKRIYWIPKLQHIKWDGMTVPDLHLHVIAYETPKYGGHHFSLGSYSTSEHTKSTIKKPMWVEDLHEKQTLPDLDTAILAINSAAAAKSLFEELVLPSVSTARLCSLYMFLALTWRLFAISVASLSTLIYVVLQFIRILLSCGSKSCIHIISTKLFSRTYKNVQFRCCQILYWPIFLQNSAHRSTSCVEYAEKAALRKHSMWSNLAVDVLFGNILGVLMLSHSGSVTSWTLKLFANITNYVLRMGCVSLMGNPAGFKLNNELAIVLGMLSLNAIQVWSTICFFMSSYFLYFIRGVAICGILFGLTTSAALIVDFITFATIHVRCLHWLISLIFSHQLQAVAALWRLFRDQKLNPLRQRLDSYDYTVDQHVVGSLLFTPVLLLLPTSSAFYIFFALMGTTVSFVCIFIELAISAIHATPYTKVFLWILMPRRFPSGLWVEIVRCQSDAVNGLETGAVGNLVLFLHSSCLNIWQVVFPHYKFLFSAVSRVSFATSMYGILIGRSLPSAMNNFSSSLTRLPMTLPWMSIPCQEYWKLCYDAVLARKECTLN
- the LOC108205065 gene encoding uncharacterized protein LOC108205065 produces the protein MDNREGSDIDDDFSELYKEYTGPPVLSNVRAQDVPKGNKRSHAGSDEEEEPRDPNAVPTDFTSREAKVWEAKSKATERNWKKRKEEEMICKICGESGHFTQGCPSTLGANRKSQDFFERVPAREQHVKALFSQKVINGIEKDIGCKIKVEEKFIIVSGKDRLILAKGVDAVHKVKEEGNKKDSSSSHVARSKSPERSPVATRFTRSDSQRSNHSPQTASLFQQRFGKQEKAVEDDVREDLKKLSRSSPKAYVIDGARGRSSHSKSPGHPPYKGTSYKSYDGHNQNRGGYQTDGWDTERRGSDLKTSNKMDYPMFPRTLEELELEYNRDATDLGRIRDKEEDEENYKHREAVREMRESFTKRMANLREMHAKQWEEFLHLNTQRKQERAVEQLSNSRYAGYRQPGYSDFDGYEASAHYGGNLAPESRGRYQNSVETFPPSRSHDAYGDYQRQRHEEFGKAYNRY